The Salvelinus sp. IW2-2015 unplaced genomic scaffold, ASM291031v2 Un_scaffold8867, whole genome shotgun sequence sequence ACCCTCTCCTCTTCATCATAATGCTCTGGAATGGTGTGACTGGTGTTCAGAGTTCTCGCCACCAACGCGAACTTCCATCACCGTCACATGTCCACCTAGAAAAACCCGTATTTCTATCCGTACTACAGACATACATCACaccaaataataatacaaaatcagGCTATTTCAATTGACTATCATTCACCGACCCAGTTTAAAGTCTCAGCAATACAATTTCCTGGCCAATTTCTGAACACAGAGTTTGCACCGTATTGAACCAGCTCATGTAATCTTAGCGAATAGTGAATGTATcaaaacatcaaacacatgtttttaATGTTTAATTGCCATTCCATTGCTACGTTCCACCAATTATTATGGCgtttctcccctcagcagctccaCTGCGGGCTGAAGCTGCAGTGGttgttctcctgtctcctgtagcaTAACAGAGAGGATGCTATGGGTGTATCCTCTGTCCGTGCAGCTACTGAGCAGAACCAGTGTCAGGCCCGTCTGGGAGATTACTGGAGTGAGTAAAACTGGGAGTATACTGGGTTAGACAGCAGTGGAGGAGCCACATCTACAGGATGTGATGCGTTTAGTGTGCGGCGCTGTTGATGTAATCTGTATTGTTGTTACTGTCGTACTGTATGGGCGGATTCCAGGCACCCTCTGAAGAGGCCAGGTTGAGGGTGTAACGGAGCTGAACCTGCCCTCTCAGCCCTACAGCTACGAGCCAGTTACCACACAGCCAAGTCTTCCGCAGAACAAACTGATATCTTCTCGCTCTAAACTCTCAATGCATCAACTTTAAATTCTCCTGATTAACCTTGAACcgtttactgtctgtctgtctgactgtctctgtctgtctctgctctaaaCTCTCAGATGGCATGACTTGTTAAGATTCTGCTGATTGAACCGtttactctctgtctgtctgtctctgtctgtctctgtctgtctctgtctgactctgctcTCTTGTCTCAGGTGTCAGAGATGCCAGGCGTCCCTCATCAACACCTCGCAGTCctgtatgtgtggttccaacATCCTAGTGAGCCCAACCTCTATAATACGCGTGTGTGTCATGTATgggtttaaaatgaaatacaagtCTAGAGCATCTCTGAATCATATGTCGTGTTTCTTTACAGGCTGGAGGTATGTGTTTCCCTCCTAACAACCTCCCTACAGCTGTGAACCCAAACGTCAACTATGCCGAGCTGGTAAGTCAACACAacagggcccagtttttcaaatgTTATCTATCTGGATTTTGTCTATCGGATaagattaaatgcatagaaatagaacgaATAATTTACTTGAATGGGGTATTCCGttgtattcattctatttctctgTTTTATTTCTCGCCGATAGGCGAAATCCAGGTAGATACTGTAATTTTTGAAAARTTGATCCCAGAATATCAGTGAGCCTGCTGTAGTTATGTGACTGTGGAGTTatagtaacactgtaacactgtttgGTATGTTCCCCCTGTAGTCCCTTCCTGTGCAATCAGCATGGTTCTCCACAAACCTCTACTCTTCAGCAGCTGCCTGCTTGGTAAAATATACAGCCTCTCAAATACCTGGTCATCTTTCTGTCCCTGGACGATCTATGTGCACttgtccgtgtgtgtggtgtgtgtcctgcAGGTGTTCTCTGACCTGACCGTGTTGGTATGTGTGCGTTGTACAGGTGTATACTAACCTGACAGCATGCCAGGCATTGGGGAACATGTGTGTGATGAACATGCACTCCTTCAGCAGCGTGGCCAACGATGCCTGTRGTCTCTACAACACCATCTTCAGAGCTACCGCAGCCCTGGGATCTACACAGGATATATCCTACTGGTAACCTCTAACCCTTTTCCTGACCCCTAACCTATAACCCCTAAAACATCTTCCGAAGATCTACTCTTGCTCTGGAGTCTCTAACCACTGTTTTCAACCAATGATGTCAAATCTGGAGTAGATCAGTCAATGGAACTGTCCATTCCTGCCCCTGTGACTTTAGGAGAGCCAATCTCCCATGGCTTTACTACGGGGACCAGCCGGGTCTGGCCAACCGCGTGCTGCAGACAGAGCCACTTCCMACTGGATTCAGCTTCAAGGGACGCAACAGGGTCCGTAACACACACATTGACCCAACACTATTACCATAACACCTATGATGATCACTCCGATTCTACGTgcgttgtctctctttctcagaatACAGACATCAACCTAGTGGCTGCTGTCTACAATGCCAGAGGAGACTTCCTCCAATGGGAGAAAGTGGGAGGAAACAACCTGCAGGTAAAACAGGAAGTTcatcttgatcctgactagtgaAGGCTAGTCTTGCATTGCCACGCTTTGCAGTCTCATAATGACTCCCATTCATATTGAATTTCAAGCTGAGCTGTCTACTGTAGTAATATTTGTAACGACCTGAGGTTGGGAGCAGAGCCCTGAGTGACACACAAGTCTAGCCTAAAGGTGTTCTTCTTTCCATCACACTGTTGGTTCCAGTGTTGAGACGACAGTGTTTCATGATACAGCWYRRTYMWWSATCAGTCGTTATCATTATTAGTTTTGACATGAGGAAAGTRACTGTCTSCTCTCCCAGCTCTGTCCAGACACCGCCAGGAGACAGGAGGCAGCTTACACCTTTGGCACGGCCTACCAGGAGACTGTGAGTTTCTACCTCtatccagtgcttgacttggactgaaataggttccggtactcattttggatgCCACTACTGTttatacaacattttaaaaagcttCGAGACAGAGGCACGTTTCTAAATATGTACAACTAACCGAATAAGTTGGAGTAGAAACATTTGCGTATAGAACAGACATGTATTATTTTCCTGCTTGATATATGATGATCTAAAACAGCATCACCAGCACACACAGCCATCTCTGTGAGGAGGCTCAAGGATGCGGTCGTCTGCAGGGAGGCGGCTGGTGATGAATCTGGAAGGTCTGAGTGTCTGTGTTGGTAAGTGAGAACTCTCTGACCACACAGAGACTcctaaggagagagaagggagaatagGTTGGAATAGCTTATTATATCGGGAACGAAATACACCTATCCCAATTTTCCACACCCCCACTCGTCATTGTCTCGTCTTTGCTGATCTgctgctgtcgtctgtctgtgctGGGCTATGTCGTCTCTGATAGCGCTCTCTCTTGAGTTTGATAGTTCAtcttccatgttggttttgtacGTTGGCGTGGAGGAGCCCGTCGATGTATGTAACCAAAACACTGTGGGACTGGCGCAGCACGGAGATCTAAAGAAGAAAAATTTAGTTTTAAATGATGATATGCATTAAAACAGCAAGCAGTTTCATCAGGACCATCTACTTTACAAAATGTGCCGGCAGCTGAGACACCACTGTATCATGCTGTGAGAGTGGATCTCACGTTGCTGATGAGCACTAAAGGTCACATAACGCACGTATCTTGATCTTCTTGCCACAAAACGCTCGCCCATGAAACGTGCAAGTTTGAAGAATGATCTGCAGAGAGAAAGTGAAATGCACACACAGTGAGAAAGCCTGTCCAGAGACCACCTGGTACAGGCTCCGACAACGTCTGGCAGTATCATCAGGGGTGTACTGACTGCAGCAGTCCAATGCAGGCCCGCGGGTGGCGGCAGGCATAGCGGCCGCGTCAGGCTGTAGGGAGGGGAGTAGGACTGCAGGGGGCGCTGGAGATCTGAGGGGTCTAAGGGCAGGACTGGAGACGCAACACTCAgatcacagggagagagagaaggagagcaacaGAGTCAAGAGAGAAGGTTTAGAGCCGTGACTTTAGAAATGTATCAGGGGAGAGTGGCTGAAATTTTCTCTGATGGGAAAGAagagagtcacagagagagaactggagaAAGCACAGAGGGGCAGatgagagagagtaacagagggacaacagaagggagacagagacaccagAGGGGCAGAGAAGACAGTCAGAGGACAGCAGttgagaagagacacagaggagaagagacaaagaCGGAACAGAAGGAGAagagcagcaagagagagagagagggacagagaagaggacGAGACACAGGGATGGCGGACAACGGAGACAGAGTACGAGAGAggaccagagggagaggagacgcagcagacacagagacaaggacagacagagaaatattCAAGgaggacagacaagacacagaggaTAGAGacgaaaagaagaagagagagccagCAGACAAGAAagctagagtagagagaggaagaaatgtTGTGTGTACCGTCCAGTAGGAAAAGCACAGCATGATCTGGAGTTGGGGCTTGATCTGCGTAATGGTCTGAATCTCATTCCACTCGTTGGCCAAATGTGAGGGTCTCCAGAGTGCTCTGAGCAGCA is a genomic window containing:
- the LOC112079654 gene encoding meckelin-like, with the translated sequence CQRCQASLINTSQSCMCGSNILAGGMCFPPNNLPTAVNPNVNYAELSLPVQSAWFSTNLYSSAAACLVYTNLTACQALGNMCVMNMHSFSSVANDACXLYNTIFRATAALGSTQDISYWRANLPWLYYGDQPGLANRVLQTEPLPTGFSFKGRNRNTDINLVAAVYNARGDFLQWEKVGGNNLQLCPDTARRQEAAYTFGTAYQETVSFYLYPVLDLD